The Juglans regia cultivar Chandler chromosome 1, Walnut 2.0, whole genome shotgun sequence nucleotide sequence GTTTTCGTTAATCTCTTTATAAACtttgtacttttttatttttctataaatatgacCACAATCTGGCATATTTATGATATGAACATGCACCATATCAGTTAGAGTAATACctctcatcatttttttaatcatcatcttcGTATCATCTCATAAAGccgtattaaatgattgaaaagcTATTTGTGATATTTCACTTACCTATTAATCatatgatgccacatcatgataaggatgatgaatagcatATTAATAGCCAATCAGAAGATCAAACCAAGAAaccaaatattttatgggatccATTAAGTTATAACAACACAATTTTTTTGTGTACACCCTCCACATGCCAGTTACTTCAGGAATAGTCATAAAGCGATATGCTCTTGTCATCCGACACACTAGCAAGCCGACCAGCCCGAACGCCGCTCCCTCCTGGCGGTCGAAATGCCACTCCCCAAACCAGGTCTGTATGATTACTCATTGTCTGCACAGCCGCCCTCATTGAAAGATCCCAAAGCCTCACGGTGGTGTCACTAGAGCCAGTGGCGATAGCTGCCCCGTCTGGGCTTACATCCACACTCAATACCCAGCTTGCATGACCTGACATGACTCCAACAAGGGATTTTCCTTCAGCATCATACATGTGCACACGTGTATCATCCGAGGCGGAAAAGAGTAGCCGTGGTTCAATGGGGGAGTACACCAGAGATCTCACAGGCATGAAGTGTCCTTCAAGGTGGTGTAAAAATTTTCCACGAGCCACATCAAAAATTGAGATAGTGCCATCCATTGAGCCACAAGCAAGGCGCTTCCCATCAGGACTCCAGGCAACTGATAGGACAAACTTCTTGCTGCCACTTTTATCAGAGGGCTTGGGACCTTCTGGACGAGGAATAGGTAGAGTGGCAACCAAGTCCCACGTGGCAGTGTCCCAAAGCTTGATTGACGCACTACCCCCACCAGCAACTGCTAGAGTGGAACCCTGAAAGGCAGCTACTATGAGCATACTGCaacaaatattcaaaacatgatGGACTTCCCAGATTCCACCCTTTTTTATGTATAAGTTATAcgaatttcattaaaaagtgCAAAGGCCCGGTTTCAACTTTTAGCATAAGGAGTCATGTAAAGGAAAGAACCAAACTTGGTTCATCTTGTAAATACAAGGTGGCATGGGTTCCGAGTTGCTGTTTTATCATACAGAGTTATTTAAATGAAAGAAGCAAAACTTGGATTATCTTGCAAATACAAGGTGGCATATCAAACGTACAAGTTGCATGTGCAAACTGCACAGGAAGCCAATCATATTTGCTAAGCAGACAAAAAAGAATGGCAACATGGTTACATGGCTACCCAATGCCCCTGACTCAGCTACCATAACAGCATGCATGCTGTTTAACATCAtgttttctgattttctttctctctcagctAGTCctgaattttgaatattaacacattatcttctctctttttgcTATTTTCAATTGCACAGCTAGCCTATAATGTTCAAGTTTTCTAATGAACTGACATTAGCAGCCTATTAAAAGGAACTTAAGCTCTGTGAAGTGATAGATGATTTGCATAATTGCAAGAGAGCTAGCTTTGAGTGTTGTTATGTGCAAAAACTGATTCGAGTGAATGGGATGGACTCTACACTCATTCTTCTAGTATCCTTGTTACTTGCATATgtacacaaaagaaaattactagttttcaaataaaaattatttagacgtgttctctgttttttttttaatgaatatctAGGCATGGCATgtgttttctcaagaattttaaTAATGTGGAGCAACAAAATCTCTGTTCAagcaaaccaaaacacaaactagaaaacaaatatttatatttagataGAATATGTTGATCTTCTATGCAAAGTACAACTTACAGACACAGCATAGAAGAATAGATGTTAAGCACAAAACAAGTACCATatgttttaatataaataagcaCAAGAAGTGCAACTATAGAACAAGACAAACAATTCCAACTTTTGAAGTCATTCAAAACTTCTAACTCACCGATAGTGGAGGGCCAAGGCCAAGAATGGATTTCTAAGAAGCTGGCATAGAAGATGGCATTGCCACTGATTGAAATTCTAATGGTATGGAGAGAGGAGGGCTCCCAATATGCAAGTGTGTTTCTAAAGTTAGAAAAGCAAAGCTGAAATTCCTTACGAGCTCTTGGCAGTAGATGCAAGATAGATATTTGAAAAGCCATTATACTTAATACGcacatatgataaaaattagacCACGACAACAATCAACCATGTCAATCCACGGTGCCTCTCTCATGAACTACTCGAGGTTAGCAACAAAAACTAAACCAATCACATAGCAAGTAATAAACTGACTCAAACTTAGTTCCTCGATTCCAATGAGAATCAGAACCAAAAGCCATCACTGTAACAAGTAGAAGAAATTCATGTACAAGCTAattggagagagaaagagagagagaagaggaaaaacataTTGAAGGCTCGGAAATACGAATGCACTAAAATACGCTATTTTTCCTATGAACCTAGCCTTTAGATCGATTACAAgcaaatttaaacacataaaaaaagaCCGACGCTTTGCGTCACTAAGCTTTTAACTTTCATAAGCCACCAGATAGctctttttattaaaacaagTACAAAAGAGAACTACTAATAACTAACATTATTGAAGCTCAACACAcgatttgaaacaaaaaaataacaaacaattcGATTTTACAGAAACACTAACGATTTCCGGGTATATCGGGACCAAGCCCACAAACTTGAATTAGGCTCAACAGGGCAAAAAAAGAGCATAAATCGAAACTTTAGCTGTTTTTCTGTTCAACCACTTCtcataaaccaaaagaaaaaatagagataattcttaagaaaaagaaaggtatAGTTGGTCCCATTACCTGGGGATTGAAGCGCAATTGCCAGACTTCAGATGGCGGAGCTTCGAGAGTGGCAATGGTAGCGTTGGTATCTACGTCGAAGACCCGAACAAAGCTGTCGAGAGAGGCCGAGGCGGCGATGAGGCCAGAGGGGTGAGCCGCCAAGGACGCAACCCCGAGGCAGTGGCCCGTGTTGGTGCGCTCCGGGACCAGTTCGTCGGACCTCCAGAGCTTCACAGTCTCGTCTAGAGACCCGGTGAGTAGAAGGGCACCTCTGGTATCGGTGGCCGGGACCCACGTAGCCGCCCACACTGACTCATCGTGGGCGTTCTCGACGGATTTCAGGCCTGCAAGCTTCATTTTGCCAGTACGAGCACCAACGAGGCAACGAACGAACCCTAATCCACTGTTCTTGCTCTTTCCTTTCGTCTTTGGTCTACTTTATTCACGTGCGGCGGACGtgcctctatatttttatttttatatttttttactgagTAATCTctctaattttgtttatttattgaaaaaaaaaaaagagttcaattattttcacaactctGTGGCATTTTCtatacaataatttataaaaataacatattttttatacaactcGGTtcgatattaaaatatttttataaaaaaataacattttctttcgtGCCAAGCCAAGAATCTCACAGCACGCAGAGAGAGggacatagagagagagagagagagttgtgtgCAGCACAGCagttaaacaaataaaaggaaacttggTTACCTGGGATGAAAAAGTGGcggaagaaaacaaataaaaatgaatttttcttaaagtgGCAGAGATTGGGAATCCGAATGGCGTGAAAAGTAGATTGGGAAGAATTCTTTTCTTGACATTTGTTATGCTTTTACTGTACTAGCAATGTAATGGCGTAGCAAAACAGAAATAAGAATGGAAATATAgtgtttttattgatgataactTGGATTTTTAAGGAATTCAAAACCACCCACAAAAAGATGACAAATTAATTCAGATTTCACGTAAGGAAATCACCGATTCTCCTTTCCTCCTTATCTACAgaccttaataaaaatacaagtaaaaGACATAAAGGTCCCTACAACCCAACTATTAAAGCACAGCGTTAAGAGCCATTAATCAAAACTACAACGCTTTACATTAGTTTCAACTAAAAGCAAGTAACTAAAACAACAGCTTGAAACGACGCTGCATGTCCTTTTCATCCCACGCACCGTTTTGACGTCCCCTTTAAAATGCTCCAAATCCCCTTTTGTTCCTCATTTTCCCTAACTCTCTTCGATAGAATCAAGCCTTcacatttcttctttctcttgtcATCGACCCACACTCAGCACCCTAACAAATCCTCCACACTtacaagaccttgtccacaaagTGTGGGTACAAGGCTTTGAGATCCTAGAGTTTTTTCCAAGTGTTGTCTTCCATAGAGGCTCCTGTCCACTTCACCAGGACCTTGGTCACGGCATGGTGGCTCTGCTGCCTCATATGGCTCTCAACTATCTACTCAGGCCCAGGTAAAACTTCCCCTTTCTCGTTTGTGGATAGTAGAGTACGCAAGATTTGAACtttctcattgatttttttttttttcaagcaggACACATGAAACACAGGGTGGATCTTGGACATCGGTGGGAGCTCAAGGCGGTGCATCGGATCCGATCCTCTAGATCACTTGGAAGGGCCCGTGAAACCAATGGGCCAACTTCAAATTGTGGCGCACAGCAACAGTCTTCTGTCGATAGGGATGAAGACGCAGGTAAACCCAGTCACCTACACTAAACTCTCTCTCGGTACTTTTTCTgtcttcaaataatttcatacGGTCTTGAGCTGATTTGAGGTTTTGCTTTACAAGTTCCAGTATCTGTGATATGTTTCATAACACTTTGTCCACTGCATTATTGTTTGAGGTCCCGAGTATGTAAAAAATGAGTCTTAGTGGAGGGTGCCCATACAAAGCCTCAAAATGTGACAATTTTGTTGAGCTATAGTAGCTTGAATTGTAACACCATTCGGCTAATGACAACCACTGCACCCAGATTCTTGGTTTATGCCCCACATAACACTTCAaataactctccaaatttttGTTCAAAGCTTTAGTTTGGCCATCACTTTGAGGGTGATAAGCAGAATTGAAGTTTAATGTAATTCCTTGTAATTCAAACAAACTTTTCCAAAATGAAATTAGGAAAATAGAATCACGGTTAGACATAATTATGTTGGAAAAACCATGTAGTTTGAAAACTGCATTCATAAAAACCTGGGCCACGTCTTGGGCTGTATAGGGGTGTGAGAGGGCCATAAAATGACCATACTTGGTGAATCTGTCAACAATAACTAGAATCACTGAGGCCCCATTTGAATTGGGTAGACCCTCTATGAAGTCCATAGAGATATCTGTCCAAGCTTGCTCTGGTATGGGCAATGGCTGAAGCAACCCCGTAGGaggaatattttcatatttaactGTTTGGCACACCTCACATTCCTTCACCTACCTTTTAATATTCAGTTTTCATACCAACCTAGTAAAATTCTCTTTTAGCCTGCTGATAAGTTTTGAAGTACCATGTATGGCCAGCCATCGGATCAGTGTGGATATAATGTAGCAACTTTTTAATGAAAGGTGATCCTAGAACCTACATCAATCTTCCCTTCTTTAGAAGTAGCCATTGCATGATAGAAATTCCCTTAGGAATCTTCTGTTGTCCCTCTACCTTGGCAAGAATATCTGTGAACTATTTAGACAGCTGATAACTCGGCTTCAATTCCCCTACTCAATCTGGTTTTGGAAGTGAAATCTAAGTAAACACTGCTTCTACCGAATAATCAATCGTTCCTTTTGAGAAAGAGCATCAACCACTCTATTATCTTGCCCCTTCTTGTACTCAATCTTAATTTCGTACCCCATCAACTTATTAAGCCATTTTTGTCATGCTTTTGGGCCTACTATTTGTTCCAGTAGAAATTTCAGTGTTTGCTAATTAGTTTTGACTATAAATGATTGCCCCAACAAGTAAGGCCTCCACTTTTGGACAGTCGTCACTAAAGCCAACAGCTTCCTCTCATAGGTGGATAGGAGAAGAGTCATTTCCCCTTCAATACTTTGCTTAGAAAAGCTATAGGTTGTCCATATTATATTAGGACAACCCATATTCCCGTACCACTAGCATCGTACTCAATGGTGAAAGGACGAGTAAAATCTGGAAGTTTCAACACCTGGAGCTGAGTAACCACTTCTTTCAACCTATTAAAGGCATGTTCAGCATCTGAATTCCAcctaaaattattctttttaagcaAACTAGTCAATGGAGCTGCAAACAATCTGTATCTCTTAATGAATTTTCTATAGTAGCCCGTTGGGCCTAAGAACCCCTTCAAGGCCTTAGTATTATTTGGTGAGGGCCAATCAATTATAGACTTAATTTTATTCGGATCTGCCCGTACCTCCTCATGAGAAATGATGTGCCTGAGGTAATCAACATCCTCCACTTCAAAGCGACACTTAGACAACTTCGCATAAAGTTGGTGTTGCTGCAGTAATTCCAACACCTGTTTTTAAGTGCTGTAAATGCTCATTCCAACACCCACTATACACCAAAATGTCGTTGAAAAATACTAACACGAACCTCCTTAAGTACTTCTTGAATACTTGTTTAATAAGCCTTTGAAAAGTGGAGGGGGCATTGTTAAGCTCGAAGGGCATTTCCAAGAACTCGTAGTGTCCTTCGTGAGTTTTAAAAGTAGTTTTCTCAATGTCCTCAAGTACCACCCGAATCTAATGATATCCTGACCGTAGGTCCAGCTTTGAAAACACCCTCGCTCCACACaattcatccaataattcatCTATCATTGAGATGAggaatttatcttttattatgtGTTGATTTAGTACACAATAATCAACACACATGCCCCAACTATCGTCAGCCTTACGTACCAGCAGTATGAGTGAGGAAAATGGACTGGAACTGGGCCTAATCACTCCTATTTTCAGCAACTCTGCTATTATCTTCTCTATCTCGATTTTCTGGTAATTGAGGTAGCAACATGGTCGATTTGAGATAGGTGGGGTACCCTCTTTTAACACAATTTTTTGGTCATGATTCCTCATAGGAGACAGCCCCTTGGGCTCCTCAAACACCCCCTTAAACTGTTTCAACAGCTCACTAACTTCAGTGTTTTGCACAACCacaattttcacttttttctccATTTGAATCTAAAGCAAAAAACCCCTTCCCTTGGTCACCAAGGCCAACATTGCCTTGCTACTACCCTCAATAGAGATTGGTTGGGGTTCCAACCCTCTAAGCTCCACCTTATgaccatctttttcaaattgcatagataattttgaaaaattcctTACAATGGAACCAAGTTTCTCCAACCAATTTACTCCCAATATAATATCACACCCGCCCAATTCATTAAGATAAAGAGAGGAACAAAACTGTATACCTTGCACTTTTAGGGGCACCGAGTCGCAATGGCATTTACTTTGAACAATTGCTCCATTTGCCACTCTCACTGCCAATTTACTGGACTGATTGGCCTTTAGATTAGTTCTTTTAGCTACTGTTGGGTCTAGGAAACTAAGTGAGCTTCTTGAATATACTAGAATCACCACTTGTTCGTCATTAACCCTCCATTTCACTCTCATAATACTCGGGCTAGGGGTTCCAGAAATGATGTTTAAGGAAATCTCAGGATTTACCTCAACTCTAGTAAGCATCAAGCTGTCATCCTTTGATTGATCTCATTCTTCCCCACACTCGGTTTGCTCTTCCTCCATGTCTTTATAACCTTGTAATAGGTAAATTTTGGGAGACTTACAAATATGACTCTGGTTCCATTTCTCGTCGCaattataacataaacattTCCGCAATTTCTTATCCATTAGTGTCGAGAAAATCTTCTGTGTATGAGTGAATGGTTTAGTCCACTTACTACTGCCTTTAGTGGAATGCTCTCCCCCAAGTGATGGTCATCCTGCCATGGgtaaaacattcatttctccTCCTGGTTTTAGTCCTTTTCGTGTGCTAAGAATGTACTCTTCTTGAATCTTAACGAATCCAAATGCTACATTCAGACTTGTAGGATTAAACATTTTCAATGGGAGCTGTATTTCATCTCAAACCACTGATGAAACAACTTAGTTTGTGCACCTCGGAAAGCCCTTTGAGCCTGTTTGAGAGTGCCTCAAACTAAGCTTTGTACGCGGCCACAGTGGAGGTCTGTTTAAGCCTTGTCAAGGCTTCCATCGGGTCATCGAAAGCTGTGAGTCCGAATCGAATTAAAAGTGCCCGTGTAAAAGTTTTCCAATTGGTGAAATGACCACTGTCCCAAGCATCCTAGTACCATACTAATGCCTCATCATGCATGTGGTAGGAAgccattaataatttatgtgatGGATGAGTTTGGTGAAAGTCAAAATAATGATTGACTTTAAACACCCAACTTGCTGGGTTTTCTCCTTCAAATAGTGGAAAATCAAGTTTGACTCCCTTGGTTAATGCTCTTCTTTGCTcattcctctcactctctctatcatttttgttttcagaaatCTGCTAGTGTTGATGCTCCCAGAGTGTACGAAGCATTTCAGAAATCTGGTCCACTCTCTCAGCCAGCTGTTGAAGGGCATGCTCCTGGTCTTCAGCCTTGCGTTGTTTGTTCTCCTATTTGGATCTGGTGTTATCCGTCATGGGCACACTGGTTGGGTGAGTTTCCGGAttggtaaataaaatattgcttcgatttatggtGGATGGAAGGGAAAGACCGTAGGCTCTAAGGATACCACTTGTTATACTTTTTTTGTACTAACAATGTAATAGCGTAGTAAAATAGGAAGGACAATAGGTGACCACAGGTAGCTGATAACAACGAAAGCTACAGTGTTTCCACTGATGATAACTTGGATTTTCGAAGAATCCAAAACCTCCCACAAGAAGATGACAAATTAGCTCAGATTTCACATAAGAAAATCACTGATTCCCTTTTTCCCCTTATCTGCATGATCCTAACAGAAATACAAGTAAAAGACATAAAGGTCCCTACAACCCAACTGTTAATACACGGCGTTTAGAGACATTAATCAAAACAAcaacattttacatttttttcaactaAAATCAAGTAACTAAAACAACAACTTGAAACGATGCCGCATGTCCCTTTCCTCCCATGCACCGTTTCGACGTCCCCTTTGAAATGCCCCAAATCCCCTTCTGCTCCTCATGTGCCCCTTTGATATCTCCTCTTCCCGAATCAAGCCTccacctttcttcttcctcttgtcATCGACCCACACTCTGCACCTTAACAACATTGAGATTAGAAGTAGCGTAGacatgagaagaaaacaaataaaaggacaTAAATAAAAGGTTGGAAGAAACATGACATATAT carries:
- the LOC109008916 gene encoding WD repeat-containing protein VIP3; translated protein: MKLAGLKSVENAHDESVWAATWVPATDTRGALLLTGSLDETVKLWRSDELVPERTNTGHCLGVASLAAHPSGLIAASASLDSFVRVFDVDTNATIATLEAPPSEVWQLRFNPQGSTLAVAGGGSASIKLWDTATWDLVATLPIPRPEGPKPSDKSGSKKFVLSVAWSPDGKRLACGSMDGTISIFDVARGKFLHHLEGHFMPVRSLVYSPIEPRLLFSASDDTRVHMYDAEGKSLVGVMSGHASWVLSVDVSPDGAAIATGSSDTTVRLWDLSMRAAVQTMSNHTDLVWGVAFRPPGGSGVRAGRLASVSDDKSISLYDYS